The genomic stretch CTGGGGAGCGCTCTAACAACCAGACGGCCAAACAGAGGATGAGGAGCAGGAAGGGGACCCGGGAGGAGGCCCACGAGGTCCCAGGACAGCAGGAGAGAGTGAGGTCGCAGCAGGCGGGAGGCAGCGTGCTGGACAAGGAGGGGTCCACCGTGACGATGCTGAGAGCCGGGGGAAGGAGGACAGAGAAGTCCTGCAGGATTAGATCTGGCACCAGGAGGCCTTTGGTGCCCGGGACAGGGGCGGGGTCTCACCCAAGTGTCCATTTCCACCCTGTCCTCAGGCTGTGTGTTCTTCACGGCAGCATCTGCTGGGCCAGAGCAAGGGGTTCATCTCCTGGGAAGGTTCTCTGAGACCTCTCAGTCCTGCCAGCCCTTGCCCTGTTCCCACTAGGGTGGCTGAGATCCAGGGAGGGGCTGCAATGTCCCTGAGGTCCCACAGTGTGGGTTCAGACCACCTCCCCCTTGCCCCAGACCCTTCCCAGCCTGTGCTCCTGCCCCCATTGCTACAGAAGCTTTGGTGGCCCCTTGCCCACTCCAGGTGCCCTCTGCTTCTAGTCACTCACTGAGAATTTCCTCCTGGGTGTCAGCAACTGGGCTGGCCCTGGGGGAGGACATGGGAGTGTGAGGGGCAGTGAGGGGGCTGTGCGGGTGGATGGGAGTCTCGGGTCTTCAGGCAGAATTACCTCTTCTGCAGGACCTGGTCCTTGGGCTCTGGCCCCGCAGCCCCTGCAGGACGGTAGAAATGGGCtggacagagatggacagagtgTCAGGCTTGGGAGAATTCGAACCAGCTGCCCTGCACACACAACTcgagcagaaagaaggaaacccGGAGGCCCACCGGCACCGAGGCTTTAAATACGTCGTAAGTTTAAAGTAAAATCAGAAGAATCAAGCACTTCCACGCATGCTCAcatttattctcttctttctcGGTCGATTTTTCACCTGGGAATTTCTGGAGCAGTTTTTCTAAGCTGACTTTCCTGTGTGTTTGGGTTCCCTCTGGCTGGTGCCCCGAGCCCACCCTGGGTCGGCCCACGGGTTCCCCCATTCCCTACTCACCCGATGTCCTGTGTTTGCTCTGATGCCGATgtcggaggaggaggaagaggaggaggaacagCAGCAGGACGAAGGCCACTGAGACCCCAGTCACAACCCCCAGGTGCCTTCCCAGACCTTGAGCGTGATGACGTTGGGAATGGGGATGACATCATTGATGTGAGCACCTTCTGTGTGCAGGCGCGAGCTAGGTCTTTCCTTTATGAGCTCCAACCCTCACAGCAGTCATGCAACATGGGATTGCCAACCCCCCAATTCACAGaggagcaaactgaggctcagagaggggaatcGCCTGCCCCAGGCTCCCCAGCCTGGAAGAAGCAGGTCTGGGAAGGGAACCAGGGACTTTGTGTTTTCCCCAGCTGTCCTCCTGCTGCCCCACCAGGTGGACACCTGTTTCCTATTTGACAGGAGGGGCCTGTCCTAGTGTCTCCATCTGGGGCTGGTGTCCTCCTTACGATCTTCCCTTCCCCAGCACAGCAGGGCCTGGGAGAGGGAGTGGGTTGTGCAGGACGGACCCTGCCTTGCTCTCACCCCCAGCTCAGCCAGGTCCGTTTCCCACTCTGCCAAGTTCCCATACTCCCATGCGGAACCTGTCTGGATAGGGGCTCTGTGTGTATCTGGGAAGGGCTGAGGGTAGCAGGAGGACGGTGCCCCTGCCGAGCTGTGTACAGGGCCAGGTCCCATGATTTTGCTTACACCTCGCAGCAGTTCTGTGAGCTGGATGGGACTGAGCCAGTTTACAGCTGCTGAAACTGAGTCAGAGTAGAAAGTTGACCTGCCTGGGCCCACGGTGGGATGCGGCAGAGCTGgggagtgaacccaggagtctgacCCGCAGCCCTCGTTCTCTGCACCTGAGCGGAGCCCCAGAGCTGCAGGGAAAGAGCCTGAATGCCCCAAACCACggccctgctcccctcccctgccccaggtcACCATCACTGCTGCCGGTGGGACAGGACAGTCCCCTGAAGAATCCCATCAGTGCAGGCCTCTCTCCTTTACACtcggagaaactgaggcccaggcaggggaAGGGCTTGTGCACTTCACCATCTCCAGAGGAGCCTGAACCTACGACAgaacccacccctgcctcccctgGACCCCGCCCACCTCCCACTCAGAGCCCCCACTCACCACTCTGGGGATCCAACCCCGTGGGGGTGAGGGGCTGGTCCTCAGGGCCTGCTGGGTCAGGACGGGGAGGTGAGGGCTGGGGCTGCCCTGCTCCCCACATCAGCCCGGCTGCTCCTCCCCCAGGCTGGGCCCCAACACCCAACATCTCTCTCTGCCTCGACGCCCGCCCCCTCACCGGCCCAGCCTCAGAGCCCCGGGGAGCCTGCGGCCCCTCCTCTGGCTCTGCCCAGCTCCCCGGAGGGAAGCTCCCGCTGGAGTCTTTGAGGAGAATAGGATCCTCGGGGAGACTCAGGGCTGCCTGGGGGGAGGCCGCGCTCCCTCCGAGCCCAGAGGCCTCAGTGACTCACCAGGTGTGGGGGTGGAGCCTGTAGGTGAGAGGCTGGGATCCCCAGAGGGTCCTGGGAATAAGCACAGAAAGGGAGCGAGGCGCTTTGGTGCTGAGTGAGGAAACCCGTCCCTCCACCTGCCCGTGGCTTCTCTGGAAACTTTCTTCTGCTCACCTTTCACCATTTGCATCCCAGGAGATGGGGCCAAGTGTGGGCATGCCTGGGGAGCCCCCGTTGTCCTCCTCCCCTCTGAGGGGTGAGTCTCCCTCTGGCTGAGCCCCCCTcaaacccccccccccaccccaccacgaCTCCATCCCAGCCCAGAGCTCTCCTGGGGGCAGGGCCTGAGCTGAGCCTTTGAGCTCGGACAGGACAGGGTCAGGGCCCTCACCTGAGACCACGAGCTCCAGGGGGTAACTAGGGCTGGACAGCAGGTAGGGGTAGGACCTGATTGCGCTGTAGCATCGCTAGGTTCCACCCTGGGCTGAGGTCACAGGACTCATGGAGAATTCAGCCTGGTATTTATAAAACTGGTACTTTGACTTTAGACACAGCGGGGGATGGGCTGCCCCCTCCTTGGTCAAAAAGAAAGTGTCTATCTGACGCCATGACTGACACAGCAGGGTCACGTTCTCTCCTGAGGCCACCGTGGGGCCCGGCTGCACCGAGAGGGAGGGTCTGTCAGGGATCAGTCCTGGAGAGAAGAAGGATGGGTGAGGGGCTGCCCCACCTTGTTCTGAGCTGACACCTCCCCAGGCCACTCTAGGAGCCTCTGTCTCTGTTTTTTCTGagtcttcccctccccacccatcccctgtctctctctgtctctccctcccttggGACCACCCCCCCGCCTCATCCCGGCCATCACTAATTGGATTCCCCCGGCAGGACCTGTgcagagcctgggtccctgactGAAACCGCTGGGCTCCTCACCTGCGATCAGGATGTCCAGGGGGTCACTGGGGGCCGACCACCTAGGGGAGAGGTTGTGTGCACCGTAGCATCTGTACTGGCCCCCGTAGGAGCGGCTCACAGGGCTCAGGGTGAAGTTGGCCTGGGAGAGCCCAGCCTGGGGCTGCTGGCCAGAGCCCTGGACGAGGTCATGTCCCCCCTCCTTGTACAGAACAAATCTGTCATAGCCGACATCAGAGCGACACTGCAGGGTCAGGCTGCCTCCGCGGGCCACGACAGAGCCCTGCGGGATCAGGAGGGAGGGCTTCCTAGACACGCCTGGAGGGAAAGAGGAATTGGGACTTGGAAGGCTGGTTCCTCCCCCGCCCCTTCCTTCTCCCGTCCTGGCGTCCTGGCCCTGCAGGTCTCACTGTCTCTCACGCTCTGTGTCTCGGATGCCGGGGCCTCCTTCTCACCTGGGTCTGTCTTGGAGTAGTTCCAGACCGATAGTGTCTCTCTGACTCCTGGCCACTGTCTGTCTGGTCTGTCCTCTCCTCATCGAGGGACAGGAAATTGCAGCAAATACACCCATTGCCTTCCTGAGTCGACCCCTTCCAGGTGAGGGTGACTCAGGCTCCTGTTTCCCCATCCGAGCCTCCCCGTGGGGTCTTCCTCACGCCTTCAGCCCATCCATCAACACATCCTTCTGGGGTCCTTGCCATGATCAGTCATCAACCAAACTCCCAACAACCTATCTGGTTCcccaaaattatataaagaagCGTGGTGGCTTTTTCACCTGGGACCAGAATCTCCAGGAGGTCACTGGGGTGCGACCACACCTGAGGGTTTTTCCTGTAATAGTAATAGCATCTGAACCTCCACCTGAAGCTGGGGGTCACGGGACCCACAGGGAACAGGGCCCGCGATGGCCCTTTGGGGAGCTTCTGTGAGTACAGGGTCCTGGGGAGCTTCTGTTCTTCCTCAACAAGAACAAACGTGAGAAGTCCGTCCCGTGTATCACACTGGAGGGTCACATTTCCTCCTGAGGCCACCACAGGACTCGGCAGGGCTAAGAGAGTGGGTTCTGCATAGAATCCTAGCAGAGAAGGAGGCACGTCTTAAATGGGGCTCCCACCTCCTACATCATCCCCagggctgggctgtgagaggtAGACGCCCCCAAAAGCCGACCATCTTCCTGAGGGCAGAGCCCGGGGCTGGGACCCCTGAGTGTCCTCTCACCTGTCGCCACCAGCTCCAGGGGGTCACTGGGCTCTGACCAGCCTGCAGGGGTCTCATAGTAGCAGCGGTATCGCCCTGCACTGTCATACACCGTGGATAGAATGTGGAACTTGGCCTTGGCTCCAGGCTCCAGTGGGTTCTGTCTCTCCCAGGCCCATGGGAGTCCCTCCTTATCCAGACGGTACTCCTCAGTCTCCAGGGGACCCTGACACCAGAGGGTCACGGGCTTCCCCCCGGGCTATCACAGAGGCTGGCTCAGCCCAGAGGGTGGGTTTGGGGATGGTGCCTAGAATGGAATCAGAGGCTGGATCCCAAGACATCCCCATCCCTCAGATTCCAGCTCTCAGCCCCAGGACCCTCCAGACGTCCCCATGAGTCAGCCCAGAACAGCTATCTCCACCCCCAGCTGCCCGGGGTTGGGTCCTTGTCCCCAGTGAGAAGAAGGGACCTGGGACAGCTGGGGACAGACTCACCTGCCTGCACGCAGGTCCTGGGGCCCACACTCAGCCCTGGAAGAGAGTTCCCTGTGAGAGATTTGCCCCCGGAAGCCCCAGCAGTTCCTCTCCTCCCTCGGAGCCTCTGATAGACCAGATTCTCTGATAGACCAGAGCCTCGCTTTAGAGTGAGCTCCCTCCAAGACGGAGACCTTCCTTCCCCCTCTTCAAACCTCACCGAGGCAAATCAGGACTGAGAGGGTGAGGGTCATGGCATCAGCTCCCACTGGACTCAGCTGTGCAGGCGGATGAGACCACGGTGCCTGGCAGGACACAAAAACACGCAGAGTGTGGACTGGAGGCTGGGTTCTCCCTGTCACAAGGCTGTCCCATCGGAAGCCCCACAGGAAGGGGAACTGCCCTCCCCAAGAGCCTGGCTCTCATTTCCCCAGGGATGGGGCTGGGGTGAGCTCCAGGCTCTCTGCAGACATTTCAGACAGAAATGGGATCTCCCTGAACCCTAGCCGCTGTCGGCCTGACCTATACTCAGCTCACCAAGGGCTAGGGCAGAGCAACAAAACCCCTCCGCTGGGAATGAACCTCTAAGTCGTACCTGCCTCCTCAGTGCCCCTTTGTCCTTGGCCGTCCCTCTGTGCCTCCAACCATGTTCAAGGTTTTCAGAACAATTACTCAGGTTTGTCATCTGATTCATGGGGTGGAGCGGGGAGCTGAATTTTCTTCCCAATTCCACCgattatgtgaccttggacagcaAAGTGGCTTGCTTGAGCCTTTCTCTTTTGGAACTTGTGGTCATGACCTCAGCTTCTCAGAGTGGATGTGGGGCTCAGTGGTGCCTGGGACATGGGATGGGGCTCGGCCATGGTGAATTTCCAGACCAGATTAAGACAGGAGTGGTTGGGGTGTGAGAGGATCCTGGCGTTGAGCTCCGTAGTTGAGGAGGATGATTGATGCCCCAACTCAAGAGCCCACATCTGCTCCAAATACCAAGAAATGCTCCTTATAATATGTTTGAAGTTCCCGGCACGGTGGCCCACCCCTGTAATCTGAGcacctagggaggctgaggatggaggatcccttgagctcagaagttcaagacgagcttggggaacatagtgagaccccgtctctgcatataacaaaaaagaaataatcaggtATGTTTGTGCACGACTgcagtcccaactatttgggacactgaggtgggaagattgcttgagcctgggtggtccaggctgtagtgaggtatgatcatagcactgcactccagcctgggtgagagagcacgaccctgtctcaaaacatacatatatatacatatatatatatatatatatatctctgaaATATGTAGATTATACATCCGAAATATGTAGATTATGAAAGTTTTgtgcagaaaaagaaatgaaaagtttttTAATTTGAGAAGGTTGCACATCAAAGAACAAACTTGAAAGCTGACAGCCTGCTTGTGTCTAAGACCATCCCAGGGTCATTAGGGAGGAAATTTCCACTTCTGTGTGGGACAGAAGAGGAACCCCAGGTCCTCACTGTCAGGGAGGGGGTAGGGGCTCCAGATGAAGATGAAAAGCTGTGGCtcggcccggcacggtggctcacgcctgtaatcccagcactttgggaggccgagatgggcagatcacgaggtcaggagatcgagaccatcctggctaacacagtgaaaacccatctctacttaaaaaaaaaaaatagaaaaaattaagtgggcgtggtggcgggcgcctgtagtcccggctacttgggaggttgaggcaggagaatggtgtgaacctgggaggcagagcttgcagtgagctgagatcgcgccactgcactctagcctgggggacagagtgagactccgtctcaaaaaaaaaaaaaaaaaaaaggaaaagaaaagctgtGGTTCACCCTTGCTCGTATTTGTGGACAGGAGCTGGGATATCTCTGCCCACTGACTGAAGTCCATGATCAGCATGGGGCCACCTCTCCTGTTTTTGTGTTTAACAGATTCAGCCGCCgtgcgcggtgcctcacgcctgtaatcccagcacttcgggaggctgaggcgggcggatcacctgaggtcgggagtttgagaccagcctgaccaacatggagaaatcctgtttctactaaaaatacaaaaaaattagctgggcgtggtggtgcatgcctgtaatcccagctactcaggaggctgaggcaggagaattgcttgaacccgggaggcggaggttgcggtgagacgagatcaagccattgcactccagcctgggtgacaagagtgaaactccatctcaaaataataataataataataataataataataataaataaataaataaataaataaaatccttgaaGTCCACCCGGCGTTCTATTGCACTGCAGCTGACCTGGCACTCAAGCCACAAAATACTGTCCTTCCCACTCATTCCTCCCCTTTCTCAAGGCAAAGGAGCCTCACGCCATGACCACTGCCACGACAGGCTTACAGGGAGAACTGCCAGTGTTCTCTTAAGCCCTAAGGgatcttcagtcagcttgtggtgaaggCTGCCTGGCCTGCTATTCATCCGTCATGACACTGGGTTCTGCccaggcccagggcaggtccagaaatgatCTCTAAGAGCAAAGTCCTTGAATTGAGGACCCGAGAGCCTACTTGGCACTCTATCCCCTGTTgttgagctggtacctaaggtgcaatacaaagtcccttttactttttcttccacttttctcACCCCACAGTCAACATGGCTGGGAAGGTGCTGAGTCTCacttgaagccagcaagtctcagagtctcacctAAGGCCCACGACATAGTACCTGtatattgctgctggttattcagggcccaagagcTCTTCAGTTAGCAAGTGATGAATTCTGCCAGAACTAAATCCTTCCCCACAAGGCATCAATTTCCCTTCTGGCCTAGGGTATGTGGAAAAATGTTGTCCAGGAGCTAGCATCTGGGATGGGgacctcaggactctgcctgTTGCCCTATCTTACTGTGGCTGAGTTGGTATCCCAGAtaaaagacaaagtcctctttattcttccctctcctctcttcaatCAGAAGGAAGGAATCACTTTTGTTGCTACAAGTTGTGCTGCCTTGGGTAGTGGGAGGGATGAAACAAGTACACCCTTAGCTACGTTTGCTGATTTCTCTAAATTCACTGGCTCCAAACTCAGCACAGCACTAGGATTTACCCAGGAATCACAGTACTTGTGGCCTAGACTCTTTCAAGCTTGTTTAAGACCCCAGACCAGGCgcagtcactcacacctgtaatctcagcactttgggaggctgaggcgggcagatcacgaggtcaggagtttgagaccagcctggccaatatggccaaatcccatctctactaaaaatacaaaaattaactgggcatggtggcacgtgcctgtagtcccagctacttgggaggctgaggcagtagaatcgcttgaatctgggaggcagaggttgcagtgagccgagattgcaccactgcactccagcctgggatgacagagcgagactccatctaaaaccaaaacaaaacaaaaaaacaaacccagagcactttagcctgaGGTCTCAGGTGGGACTTGCTGAATCTCAAGTTCCAACTGATTTTCTGGGCAGTTCCCCTTTGGGTAGAGCTCATCAAATGCTTTCTCCATGAACGGGCATCAGTTGCAATCAGCCCAGTGTGGCTTTCCAGTGTGACAGGGCAGCATTGAGTTCAGTCCTGCCTTCTCCCTTCCCCAAGCACACAGTCGCTGCTTGggtgactccagcctgggtgacagagcgagactctgtctcaaaaaaaaaaagaatgctgaaaatataCCCTAATATCTTTAATATCTTCTGACTTTTAGGGTTATGCTGAAAGgttcactgttagcctgatgaggTACGTCTTTTGGATGACTGGCCTATTCTCTCTAGCTGCCATGAATAATTTTCTTTCACGTTGATCTTGGAGAAGTTGATGAGTATGTTGTTTGTGGATGGTTTTGTTGTATAGTATCTCACTGGGGTGTTCTGAGTTTCCTAAATGTGAATGTTGGCTCTCTAGTGCGGTTGGGGAAATTTTTATTGATaatattctcaaatatgtttttcaagttgcttgctttctttcttactCAGGGATGCCAATGGGTCATAGGTTTTGTCTCTTTCCATAATCCCATaattctcagaggttttgttcattcttttaaatactatttttttatttttgtctgactgcgTTGATTCACAGAAGCagtcttttttaattttgtttttatttttgttttctgagatggagtttcgctcttgttgcccaggctggagtgcaatggcacaatcttgactcgctgcaacctccacctcatgggttcaagcaattctcctgcctcagcctccctagtaactgggattacaggtatgcaccaccacgtccggcaaattttgtatttttagtagagatggggtttcaccatgttggtcaggttggtctcgaactcctgacctcagttgatccgcccgcctcagcttcccgaagtgctgggattacaggtgtgagccaccacgcctggccatagaagcagtctttgagctctgagattctctTCTCACCTTAGTCTATTTTGCCGTTActactttttattatattatgcAATTTTTGTaatgagtttttcagctctataaaatcagtttctttctttcttaaaatgtctaTTTCATCTTCCACCTCTGGTGTCATTTTACTGGGTTCCTTAGAtcccttggattgggtttcaactttcttctGAACCTCAGTGATCTTAGTTTggcatccagattctgaattctatgtctgccATTTTAGCCATTTCATTAAAAATCACAGGATGGCCACGTAATAAATGAAAGTAGCACTGCACCTCTATCACCCCATCCCTCAGTCAGGATCAGCTTGGAATAAAGAGGGACTTCTCCTTGCTGGAAAAAGCTGAGAAAAAGATCTAGCAGCTTCCATCAACACTTTGGACACCTATAGATCTCACCATTGGAGATTCCCTTTCACAGACACTCAGCACAGCTGACGGAGCTACCCAGATTCCACACAGCTGCACTCACCCAGGAGAAAAGACTGACACTGTGCCCCACTGTCCACGGCCGTCACGGCTCTGGCACTATGCCATTGTGGAATGGGATGTACTTCTGGATGTCTGGGGGACACGTAGCCGCAGCATCCTTTCACTGCTGAGGGATTGTCACCGCTGAGCCAGCCTTGCCTGCTGGCCTGCCATCCCCAGGCTGAGCTGTTGCTCTACACTACCCTGTCGTGCCAAGCTGCCTAGAGCCACTCGATCCACCTTTCCCAGTGGCAGATGCATCCTGACCCTCAGGGACCGAGCTGAAGTGGAAACGGTGCCGTGGGTGTTCACAAGAGTGATGGCCTGTGCCTGTGCTAGTGTGACACgctgtgtattagggttctctagagggacacaaCTAACggcgtatatatgtgtgtgtgtgtgtgtgtgtgtaaaatcgtatctggtgtatatatatacatatcaaaaatatatatgtatatgtgtgtgtatatatatgtgtgtgtatatatgtgtgtctatatatgtgtgtgtatatatatgtgtgtgtatatatgtgtgtgtatatatatgtgtgtgtatatgtgtgtgtatatatatgtgtgtgtgtatatgtgtgtgtatatatgtttgtgtgtgtatatatgtgtgtgtatatatgtgtgtatatatgtttgtgtgtatatatatgtgtgtgtatatatatgtttgtttatatatgtgtgtgtatatatatgtgtgtatatatatataaaatcatatctggggtatatatatgtgtgtatatatacacatatcaaaaaatatatatgtatatatgtgtgtatatatatgtgtatgtatatatgtgtgtgtatatatgtgtgtgtgtatatatgtgtgtgtatatatgtgtgtgtatatatatgtgtgtgtgtatatatgtgtgtgtatatatgtgtgtgtgtatatatatgtgtgtgtatatgtgtgtatatatatgtttgtgtgtgtatatatgtgtgtgtatatatgtgtgtatatatgtttgtgtgtatatatatgtgtgtgtatatatatgtttgtttatatatgtgtgtgtatatatatgtgtgtatatatatataaaatcatatctggggtatatatatgtgtgtatatatacacatatcaaaaaatatatatgtatatatgtgtgtatatatatgtgtatgtatatatgtgtgtgtatatatgtgtgtgtgtatatatgtgtgtgtgtatatatgtttgtgtgtatatatgtgtgtatatatgtgtgtgtgtatatatgtgtgtatatgtttgtgtgtatatatgtgtgtatatatgtgtgtatatatgtgtatatatatgtgtatatatgtttctgtgtatatatatgtgtatatatgtttgtgtgtatatatatgtgtgtatatatataatcatatctggtgtatatatatatacacatatcaaaaaatatatgtgtgtgtacatatatgtgtgtatatatgtgtgtgtatatatgtgtgtgtatatatgtgtgtgtgtacatatatgtttgtgtgtatatatatgtgtgtgtatatatgtgtgtatatatataccctacatatatataccatacatatatatgtatatacaccatATCTATACGggtgtttattaagtattaacacactattatacaaaaattagcctggtgtgtgtgtgtgtatatacatatatatataaaatcgtatatgtgtgtatatatatgcatgtgtgtatatatatgtgtgtgtatatatgtgtgtatatatataccatacatatatatgtatatacaccatatatgtgtgtgtgtgtatatatatatatatatatatacgagtgtttattaagtattaactcacactattatacaaaaattagcccagtgtggtggtgcacgcccgtagtcccagctactcaggaggctgaggcaggagaatcagttgaacccggcagacggaggttgcagtgagccgagattgcgccactgcactccagcctggtgacggagtgagactccatctcaaaaattggactctagcctgggcaacaagagcaaaactctgcctgtctcaaaaaaaaaaaaaaaagacatgatccAGGCAACATCGATGGGGCATCACCAGGGTCTGTCCTGTCTGTTGCAGTCCACACTTTGCCCTGCTCATAGCCCCATGAACTTCATGTTCATGTCTTTTCACACTATAACTTCTTCCAGGTCTTTGCtggacacattaaaaaatatatatatatatataatgcttcATGAAATTTTTTAATATCCTTGTGCACCTGCCATGCtgatcttctctgtatcattccgaTTTtggtatatgtgctgccaaagcaacAACACGCTGGACACATTTATCTACAAATGAGGCAAACAAAGCATATGGGTGTGAATGGGGAAAAGTACAGTGTTCTCTGTTGTAATTGACCCCGAGGTCATCCTTTATATTTACCAGCTTTGCTGTCTATCACCCTCTCTAGGTTCTGCTTACCTTCTGCCAGAGTTCGCATGAGAAACTCTACTTGTCTCAACTATCGGCCCaatgaaataaacataaatttcaaCCTTGAGGCATCTGAGCACCTGATTATTGTGCCTGTTTCAGGCTTTCTTGTGGGAGTTGCCCATTGTGTTAGTTTTGTGGAGGCtgatataacaaattatcacaaagtattgaataaaaagaagataaactTATTCTCTCAGAGTTCTGCAGgccagaaataaaaaatcaaaatgttcatataatttcttctttctagAGGCTCTGAAGAAGAAACTTGTgtgctttttccttctttctttcttttttcttgaaacgg from Pan paniscus chromosome 20, NHGRI_mPanPan1-v2.0_pri, whole genome shotgun sequence encodes the following:
- the LILRB5 gene encoding LOW QUALITY PROTEIN: leukocyte immunoglobulin-like receptor subfamily B member 5 (The sequence of the model RefSeq protein was modified relative to this genomic sequence to represent the inferred CDS: deleted 1 base in 1 codon; substituted 1 base at 1 genomic stop codon), which gives rise to MTLTLSVLICLGLSVGPRTCVQAGTIPKPTLWAEPASVIARGKPVTLWCQGPLETEEYRLDKEGLPWAWERQNPLEPGAKAKFHILSTVYDSAGRYRCYYETPAGWSEPSDPLELVATGFYAEPTLLALPSPVVASGGNVTLQCDTRDGLLTFVLVEEEQKLPRTLYSQKLPKGPSRALFPVGPVTPSFRWRFRCYYYYRKNPQVWSHPSDLLEILVPGVSRKPSLLIPQGSVVARGGSLTLQCRSDVGYDRFVLYKEGGHDLVQGSGQQPQAGLSQANFTLSPVSRSYGGQYRCYGAHNLSPRWSAPSDPLDILIAGLIPDRPSLSVQPGPTVASGENVTLLCQSWRQIDTFFLTKEGAAHPPLCLKSKYQFYKYQAEFSMSPVTSAQGGTXRCYSAIRSYPYLLSSPSYPLELVVSGPSGDPSLSPTGSTPTPGPEDQPLTPTGLDPQSGLGRHLGVVTGVSVAFVLLLFLLLFLLLRHRHQSKHRTSAHFYRPAGAAGPEPKDQVLQKRASPVADTQEEILNAAVKNTQPEDRVEMDTWSPHDEDPQAVTYAPAKHSRPRREMASPPSPLSEEFLDTKDRQAEEDRQMDTEAAASEVPRDVTYAQLNSLTLRREATEPPPSQEREPPAEPSIYAPLAIH